One stretch of Streptomyces hygroscopicus DNA includes these proteins:
- a CDS encoding MFS transporter, which translates to MADVKGTPSEVRKAAIASLFGSALEWYDFFLYGTAAALVFNTLFFPTFNPLVGTIAAFGTNAVGFLARPLGGIIFGHFGDRIGRKSMLVTTLVIMGVATCLIGLLPTYATVGVWAPVLLVALRIVQGIAVGGEWGGGVLIVSEHAPSHRRGFYSAWSQTGVGLGFVLSAAAYALAQEVTTKESFLAWGWRIPFVVGILLTAVGLLIRLRIMETPAFQEKESEPKKSTPPLLDVIRTHPKSILIAFGARVAETGASYLFLTFSLSYASEIGVGKGVVLAALVVGMLFESFAMPMFGALSDRIGRRPVYIGGAIAVIVWAYPFFALFDSRNPVLIFVAIFVAVVIGHGAMIGTQPAFFTELFASRVAYSGLALGHELASMIVGGFSPIVATALLAWSGASWPIALFLIGMGLVTVFAVAAAPETNPNVLGDGKARQEAEAEEKPKPSDSSPIHS; encoded by the coding sequence ATGGCAGACGTGAAGGGCACCCCGAGCGAAGTACGCAAGGCAGCGATCGCAAGTTTGTTCGGTAGCGCATTGGAGTGGTACGACTTCTTCCTCTATGGCACGGCCGCCGCGCTCGTGTTCAACACCCTGTTCTTCCCGACCTTCAATCCGCTGGTGGGGACGATCGCCGCCTTCGGCACCAACGCGGTGGGGTTCCTCGCCCGGCCGTTGGGCGGCATCATCTTCGGGCACTTCGGGGACCGGATCGGCCGAAAGTCGATGCTGGTGACCACCCTGGTGATCATGGGCGTCGCGACTTGTCTGATCGGCCTGCTGCCCACCTACGCCACCGTCGGGGTCTGGGCGCCGGTGCTGCTGGTGGCGCTGCGGATCGTGCAGGGCATCGCCGTCGGCGGCGAGTGGGGCGGCGGGGTGCTGATCGTCAGCGAACACGCGCCGAGCCACCGCCGCGGCTTCTACTCGGCCTGGAGCCAGACCGGCGTGGGGCTCGGGTTCGTCCTCTCCGCCGCCGCCTACGCGCTGGCCCAGGAGGTGACCACCAAGGAGTCCTTCCTCGCCTGGGGATGGCGCATTCCGTTCGTGGTCGGCATCCTGCTCACCGCCGTCGGACTGCTGATCCGGCTCCGGATCATGGAGACACCCGCGTTCCAGGAGAAGGAGTCGGAGCCGAAGAAGTCCACCCCGCCGCTTCTCGACGTCATCCGCACCCACCCCAAGTCCATCCTGATCGCCTTCGGCGCGCGGGTCGCCGAAACCGGTGCGAGTTACCTCTTCCTCACCTTCAGCCTCTCCTACGCGTCCGAGATCGGAGTGGGCAAGGGCGTGGTGCTGGCCGCGCTCGTGGTGGGGATGCTGTTCGAGTCGTTCGCGATGCCCATGTTCGGGGCGCTCTCCGACCGCATCGGACGCCGACCGGTGTATATCGGGGGCGCGATCGCGGTGATCGTCTGGGCGTATCCGTTCTTCGCGTTGTTCGACTCGCGCAATCCGGTGCTGATCTTCGTGGCGATCTTCGTGGCGGTCGTGATCGGCCACGGGGCGATGATCGGCACCCAGCCGGCGTTCTTCACCGAACTCTTCGCCAGCCGGGTGGCCTACAGCGGGCTCGCCCTGGGGCATGAGCTGGCGTCGATGATCGTCGGCGGGTTCTCCCCCATCGTCGCCACCGCGCTGCTCGCCTGGTCGGGCGCGTCCTGGCCGATCGCGCTGTTCCTCATCGGCATGGGCCTGGTCACCGTGTTCGCCGTGGCGGCCGCTCCCGAGACCAACCCGAACGTCCTCGGGGACGGCAAGGCCCGGCAGGAGGCCGAGGCGGAAGAGAAACCCAAGCCGTCCGATTCATCGCCGATTCATTCATAA
- a CDS encoding replication activator protein Pra, translated as MRSIRVETSGATVLLTEAPEPKVKDRQSGEIAKDAQSGEVLMRLGVVYIDGGESSLLQVTVPESGVTEGLALGAPVTLIGLIARPWESVFNGQQRHGIAFRAEAIAPAAISVGAGA; from the coding sequence TTGCGTTCCATCCGAGTTGAGACCTCCGGTGCCACGGTTCTGCTGACCGAGGCGCCGGAGCCGAAGGTGAAGGACCGGCAGAGCGGCGAGATCGCCAAGGACGCGCAGAGCGGTGAAGTGCTGATGCGGCTTGGGGTCGTCTACATCGACGGTGGGGAGTCCTCGCTGCTTCAGGTGACTGTGCCGGAGAGCGGGGTGACGGAGGGGCTGGCGCTCGGTGCGCCGGTCACGTTGATCGGTCTGATCGCCCGGCCTTGGGAGTCCGTTTTCAACGGGCAGCAGCGGCATGGGATCGCCTTCCGGGCCGAGGCCATCGCCCCGGCCGCCATATCGGTCGGTGCGGGGGCCTGA
- a CDS encoding conjugal transfer protein TraS, which produces MADVMTLMEVGGPVAGMVGGAAYLRARHPAVYWSTAGMPISTARLLGSYGSVMDACGLTVPPSRLRAWAVQAFTHREVRPVPPRRGLIRPTSTGLRVRLRLAPGQEPADVAASAERLRHAWGVHGVYVEEIKPGVVELRLIGFDVLRKVRMPRKIGGGFLKVPVALREDATAFMRDYRAVPHQLTLGATLSGKSMFLRHLIAGLARQPVALVGIDCKRGVELAPFAPRLSALATDPVQAAELLPVLIGLMEDRYDLIKARQGIAPSTPDEEITSDIWGLPEDERPVPVVLLVDEVAELFLVATRKDEEQRDEMVTQLIRLAQLGRAAGIYLEVCGQRFGAELGKGATMLRAQLTGRVCHRVNDEASAKMALGDIAPEAVGAACAIAPERPGLAVAGDTSGGWSRIRTPYLSLSDAAEVCREATHLVPDMPALEPFRPDVPAVPVSAPTSLLKPLPAAE; this is translated from the coding sequence ATGGCTGATGTGATGACGCTGATGGAGGTGGGTGGTCCGGTCGCCGGAATGGTCGGCGGGGCTGCCTACCTCCGGGCCCGGCACCCGGCCGTCTACTGGTCGACTGCCGGGATGCCCATCTCTACGGCGCGGCTGTTGGGGTCGTACGGGTCGGTGATGGATGCGTGCGGGCTGACCGTTCCGCCGTCGCGGCTGCGTGCCTGGGCGGTGCAGGCGTTCACGCATCGGGAGGTGCGGCCGGTGCCTCCGCGTCGGGGACTGATTCGTCCGACGTCGACCGGGCTGCGGGTCCGCCTGCGGCTGGCGCCAGGGCAGGAACCTGCCGACGTGGCTGCCTCGGCCGAGCGGCTGCGGCATGCCTGGGGCGTTCACGGCGTCTACGTGGAGGAGATCAAACCGGGTGTGGTTGAGCTGCGGCTGATCGGCTTCGATGTGCTGCGGAAGGTACGCATGCCCCGGAAGATCGGCGGTGGCTTCCTGAAGGTTCCGGTGGCGCTGCGGGAGGACGCGACGGCGTTCATGCGGGACTACCGGGCCGTTCCGCATCAGCTCACCCTGGGTGCCACGCTGTCGGGGAAGTCGATGTTCCTGCGGCATCTGATAGCCGGGCTCGCTCGGCAACCGGTCGCGCTGGTCGGTATCGACTGCAAGCGCGGTGTCGAGCTGGCGCCGTTCGCTCCACGGCTCTCGGCGCTGGCCACTGATCCTGTGCAGGCGGCGGAGCTGCTGCCTGTGCTCATCGGGCTGATGGAGGACCGGTACGACCTGATCAAAGCCCGGCAGGGCATCGCCCCCAGCACCCCGGACGAGGAGATCACCTCTGACATCTGGGGTTTGCCGGAGGATGAGCGGCCGGTGCCGGTAGTGCTGCTCGTGGATGAGGTGGCCGAGCTGTTCCTGGTCGCCACGCGGAAGGACGAGGAACAGCGGGACGAGATGGTCACCCAGCTCATCCGGCTCGCCCAACTCGGCCGCGCGGCAGGCATCTATCTAGAGGTGTGCGGACAGCGGTTCGGCGCCGAGTTGGGGAAGGGTGCCACGATGCTGCGGGCTCAGCTGACCGGGCGGGTCTGCCACCGGGTGAACGATGAAGCCTCCGCCAAGATGGCGCTTGGCGACATTGCCCCCGAAGCGGTCGGCGCGGCCTGCGCCATTGCTCCGGAACGGCCCGGTCTCGCGGTTGCTGGTGATACGTCCGGTGGTTGGTCTCGTATCCGTACGCCGTATCTGTCGCTGAGTGACGCGGCCGAAGTGTGTCGCGAGGCCACTCACTTGGTGCCGGACATGCCCGCGCTCGAACCGTTCAGACCCGACGTGCCGGCCGTTCCGGTGAGCGCTCCGACCTCGCTGCTCAAGCCGCTCCCGGCCGCCGAGTAA
- a CDS encoding GntR family transcriptional regulator produces the protein MPSLTSVLGVLDPTSDRAVFRQIADALREAIDKGRFREGDKLPSETELVDHFGVSRMTVRNALSLLQQEGLAVSEHGKGVFVRPRPPVRRLASDRFARRHRDQGKAAFTVEAEAAGSRPEVDNLEVKEERPSPDISARLGSPRKVLARRRRYLLDGRPVEFATSYLPLDLARNTPIAQPNPGPGGIYARLEEMGHRLDHFDEEIRARMPSPAEARTLQLASGVPVIHLVRTAYDAEGRAVEVCDTVMAADAYVLAYQLPAN, from the coding sequence ATGCCTTCTCTGACCTCTGTTCTGGGTGTATTGGACCCGACGAGCGACCGGGCGGTGTTCCGGCAGATCGCCGATGCACTGCGGGAAGCGATCGACAAGGGGCGCTTCCGGGAGGGGGACAAGCTGCCCTCCGAGACGGAGCTAGTGGATCACTTCGGTGTCTCGCGGATGACGGTCCGCAACGCTTTGTCGCTGCTCCAGCAAGAGGGCCTGGCGGTGTCCGAGCATGGCAAGGGGGTCTTCGTGCGGCCCCGGCCACCTGTGCGGCGGCTGGCCTCTGATCGCTTCGCGCGGCGGCATCGGGATCAAGGGAAGGCGGCCTTCACGGTGGAGGCGGAAGCGGCGGGCAGTCGCCCGGAGGTGGACAACCTCGAGGTGAAGGAGGAGCGGCCTTCGCCGGACATCTCGGCCCGGTTGGGTTCGCCTCGTAAGGTGTTGGCTCGGCGGCGGCGGTATCTGCTGGATGGGCGGCCGGTGGAGTTCGCCACCTCGTATCTGCCGCTCGACCTGGCGCGGAACACCCCGATCGCTCAGCCCAACCCCGGCCCCGGTGGCATCTACGCCCGGCTGGAGGAGATGGGGCACCGCCTGGACCACTTCGATGAGGAGATCCGGGCCCGGATGCCCTCGCCCGCCGAGGCGCGCACGCTCCAACTCGCCTCCGGCGTGCCGGTGATCCACCTGGTCCGGACTGCGTACGACGCTGAGGGGCGGGCGGTGGAGGTGTGCGACACCGTGATGGCCGCCGACGCGTACGTCCTCGCCTACCAGCTTCCTGCCAACTGA
- a CDS encoding MutT-like protein: MSYERPHSVSVAGVIVDDAGRALLIKRRDNGKWEPPGGVLEREETIPDALQREVFEETGIKIALPATLTGVYKNMTGLIVSMVFRCEALDGTPTTGAETRALRWATREEITELADEAYAIRVLDALDNTSPPAIRAHDGVRLI; the protein is encoded by the coding sequence GTGAGCTATGAGCGCCCGCACTCCGTGAGTGTCGCCGGAGTCATCGTCGACGACGCGGGCCGTGCGCTGCTGATCAAGCGACGCGACAACGGTAAGTGGGAACCGCCCGGCGGCGTGCTCGAACGCGAGGAAACCATCCCCGACGCCTTGCAACGGGAAGTCTTCGAAGAGACCGGCATCAAGATCGCGCTTCCCGCGACCCTCACCGGCGTCTACAAGAACATGACCGGCCTGATCGTCTCCATGGTCTTCCGCTGCGAAGCACTCGACGGCACCCCGACCACCGGAGCCGAGACCCGCGCCCTGCGCTGGGCCACCCGCGAGGAGATCACCGAGCTCGCCGACGAGGCATACGCGATCCGCGTCCTGGACGCACTCGACAACACCAGCCCGCCGGCCATCCGCGCCCACGACGGCGTACGACTCATCTAG
- a CDS encoding excisionase, with protein MSITSLPTTHELLTVPEVMAALRLSRFKVYDLIRSGELRSFTIGRARRVPADALRTFIDDQLKEAA; from the coding sequence ATGAGCATCACGAGCCTGCCGACGACGCACGAACTTCTGACAGTCCCCGAGGTCATGGCGGCCCTGCGACTCAGCCGCTTCAAGGTCTACGACCTCATCCGCTCCGGTGAACTCCGGAGCTTCACCATCGGCCGGGCGCGACGGGTCCCGGCCGATGCGCTCCGCACGTTCATCGATGATCAGCTCAAGGAGGCTGCATAG
- a CDS encoding transposase, with amino-acid sequence MPERTVSSTGGFVAADQRIQLGRGHARQIVTAHLAEDVVHVFKVICQS; translated from the coding sequence GTGCCGGAGCGGACCGTCAGCAGCACCGGCGGTTTCGTGGCCGCCGACCAGCGCATCCAGCTCGGCCGCGGCCATGCCCGCCAGATCGTCACCGCCCACTTGGCCGAAGACGTCGTCCACGTCTTCAAGGTCATCTGTCAGTCGTGA
- a CDS encoding sporulation protein SsgA: protein MARSNRVTAYNDGTMNGYIMDPRGGSGGGSISGYLLHRVKPHLPPWLGVAGAGLAGALGHERWANSAGAGVGLTLASVALTGTTWWVGRTTGKQRRLHSAITVAAGSAWLTAACLAGPTTGPIDDLYLMGGPGVALSWNVRMAMRRNDTDAEGSGEDKGLLEKVGLARAQIGAAKVEPNRVTAPIAGAAGEHTHDDVTKALAHIASALDLPTSAVRYTPDADSARRGELVIVPEDMLAETVEWEGPSDLGGSIADPLVIGRYDDGAPLMLWLPGDPSPEVKRNSTHLLIAGGTGSGKGDAALNLLTEILSRRDVLVWLSDPKAFQDFGPLRPGLDWGVEGGPDTEVMVEGIKAAIPARTRWLGAHSYRQWVPECGQVQDSTEHTCRTDGRACGCPGMPFLVAWMEEAANTLRALGDDAFTGIAQEARSAGISLVVSLQRPSYDQMSTSTRASLPSVLALGCDPRDEGFSLPDSVLDAGAHPGAWGNRRPGYCYLVTPGVPEDRYPSPGRTRAFSHRAVSLMEVLASWAQRNGATADPITSGAASGVAGRLYTGRTAPGHDQAAAPDAVEEDEDGMEYGLLVDPEDTDIDPEAELPEPEQGDDAPIFGQDTGRKPSPAEARELFARALEEFEEEGRMVVGPKDFTDWCDRNNLSRPWVSARLKEAAMEGRLEPTNTTGRWRIVPALTAA, encoded by the coding sequence ATGGCCCGCAGCAACAGGGTGACCGCCTACAACGACGGCACCATGAACGGCTACATCATGGACCCGCGCGGCGGGTCGGGCGGGGGCAGCATCAGCGGATACCTGCTGCACCGCGTCAAGCCCCACCTCCCCCCGTGGCTCGGCGTCGCGGGCGCGGGCCTGGCCGGGGCCCTCGGACACGAGCGGTGGGCGAACAGCGCGGGGGCCGGGGTCGGGCTGACTCTGGCGTCGGTGGCTCTGACCGGCACTACGTGGTGGGTCGGCCGCACCACCGGCAAACAGCGTCGTCTCCACTCAGCCATCACCGTCGCGGCGGGGTCGGCCTGGCTCACGGCCGCGTGCCTGGCCGGGCCGACCACCGGCCCGATCGATGACCTGTACCTCATGGGCGGGCCCGGTGTGGCGCTGTCGTGGAACGTACGCATGGCCATGCGCCGCAACGACACCGACGCGGAAGGCTCCGGCGAGGATAAGGGCCTGCTGGAGAAGGTCGGTTTGGCGCGGGCGCAGATCGGGGCCGCGAAGGTGGAGCCGAACCGCGTCACCGCCCCGATCGCTGGGGCGGCCGGGGAGCACACCCACGACGACGTGACGAAGGCGCTGGCTCACATCGCCTCCGCGCTCGACCTGCCGACGTCGGCCGTGCGGTACACGCCCGATGCCGACTCGGCACGGCGCGGCGAACTGGTGATCGTGCCGGAGGACATGCTGGCCGAGACGGTCGAGTGGGAAGGCCCGTCCGACCTGGGCGGTTCAATCGCCGATCCGCTGGTCATCGGCCGCTACGACGACGGCGCCCCGCTGATGCTGTGGCTGCCCGGCGACCCGAGCCCGGAGGTCAAGCGGAACTCCACGCACCTGCTGATCGCGGGCGGTACCGGTTCCGGCAAGGGCGACGCGGCACTGAACCTGCTGACCGAGATCCTCTCCCGCCGTGATGTGCTCGTGTGGCTGTCGGACCCGAAGGCGTTCCAGGACTTCGGCCCGCTGCGTCCCGGTCTGGACTGGGGAGTGGAGGGCGGCCCCGACACCGAGGTCATGGTGGAGGGCATCAAGGCAGCCATCCCGGCCCGGACGCGCTGGCTCGGTGCCCACAGCTACCGGCAATGGGTTCCCGAGTGCGGGCAGGTGCAGGACAGCACCGAGCACACCTGCCGCACAGACGGACGCGCGTGCGGCTGCCCCGGGATGCCGTTCCTGGTGGCCTGGATGGAGGAGGCCGCGAACACCCTCCGCGCGCTGGGAGACGACGCGTTCACCGGCATCGCGCAGGAGGCCCGCTCTGCCGGCATCTCTCTGGTGGTCTCGCTCCAGCGCCCCTCGTATGACCAGATGAGCACCAGCACCCGCGCCTCCCTGCCCTCCGTGCTCGCCCTGGGCTGCGACCCGCGCGATGAGGGGTTCTCCCTGCCGGATTCGGTGCTGGACGCAGGAGCCCACCCGGGCGCGTGGGGCAACCGGCGCCCCGGCTACTGCTACCTGGTCACGCCCGGCGTCCCGGAGGACCGATACCCCTCTCCGGGCCGGACGCGGGCCTTCAGCCACCGCGCGGTCTCGCTCATGGAGGTGCTGGCCTCCTGGGCGCAGCGCAACGGCGCCACCGCCGACCCCATCACCAGTGGAGCGGCATCCGGGGTCGCCGGACGGCTCTACACCGGCCGCACCGCCCCCGGCCACGACCAGGCGGCGGCACCGGACGCCGTGGAGGAGGACGAGGACGGCATGGAGTACGGGCTGTTGGTGGACCCCGAGGACACCGACATCGACCCCGAGGCCGAGCTGCCCGAGCCGGAGCAGGGCGACGACGCTCCGATCTTCGGACAGGACACCGGTCGCAAGCCCTCCCCGGCCGAGGCGCGTGAGCTCTTCGCCCGCGCGCTGGAGGAGTTCGAGGAGGAGGGCCGGATGGTCGTGGGTCCGAAGGACTTCACGGACTGGTGCGACCGGAACAACCTCTCCCGCCCGTGGGTGTCCGCACGCCTGAAGGAAGCCGCGATGGAGGGCCGTCTGGAGCCGACCAACACCACCGGCCGGTGGCGCATCGTCCCCGCCCTGACAGCCGCCTGA
- a CDS encoding DNA methyltransferase, with translation MGLDDGHVTVVPGLSRSAQLKALGNGVLPLQAIAGLRHLAARMGIARHHGVGVAA, from the coding sequence ATGGGCCTGGACGACGGTCACGTGACCGTCGTCCCGGGCCTGTCCCGGAGCGCGCAGCTCAAAGCCCTCGGCAACGGCGTCCTCCCGCTCCAGGCCATCGCCGGACTCCGTCACCTCGCCGCCCGGATGGGCATAGCCCGGCATCACGGCGTGGGGGTGGCGGCATGA
- a CDS encoding NUDIX hydrolase, translating to MLGIASTKGSGLMRWTVHGERQIYSNPWVNLWLVDVQQPDGRRWEHHVVRMRHLAVAAVVDDHKRVLMMWRHRFITDAWGWELPMGLIEPGETPERAAAREVEEETGWQVEAMKPLVYAQPANGITDSEHHVFRADGATYTGPPTELNESDRIEWIPLSEIRGMIDRREIVSSGSLVGLLYLLLDEATKSAG from the coding sequence ATGCTGGGCATCGCGTCGACGAAGGGGAGTGGGCTCATGCGGTGGACCGTCCATGGCGAACGGCAGATCTACAGCAACCCTTGGGTCAACCTGTGGCTTGTCGACGTACAGCAGCCCGACGGGCGCCGCTGGGAACACCACGTCGTACGCATGCGACACCTCGCCGTCGCCGCCGTGGTCGATGACCACAAGCGCGTCCTGATGATGTGGCGCCACCGGTTCATCACCGACGCCTGGGGCTGGGAACTGCCCATGGGACTCATCGAGCCCGGCGAGACCCCGGAGCGGGCCGCCGCCCGCGAGGTCGAAGAAGAGACCGGCTGGCAGGTCGAGGCGATGAAGCCCCTGGTGTACGCACAGCCCGCGAACGGGATCACCGACTCCGAGCACCATGTCTTCCGCGCCGATGGGGCCACCTACACCGGGCCGCCGACAGAGCTGAACGAATCGGACCGGATCGAGTGGATCCCCCTCTCGGAGATAAGGGGGATGATCGACCGCCGCGAGATCGTCAGCAGCGGCAGCCTGGTCGGCCTGCTGTATCTGCTGCTGGACGAGGCGACCAAGAGCGCCGGCTAG
- a CDS encoding membrane protein, giving the protein MADDESGAGAGEGDAGGGDASGGDASGGRGEASGGSGDASGGGGATAEGGGGADAGRGGADRLSPWARFKHTAFFPATVIVLLISAGAGLFAGSYTFAFANPTPRNIPTAVVITDDDAALRNRFLTGMEKALNASLRLHPYPSYAKARWSLEEQRVFAILRARDHGLELDVAGAAGATVAQVLSQAGGKVGRASGVPVTVRDLKPLQPGDPRGLAVFYISLAATIIGFLGAIQLSVNAAELNPAERIAFNLAYALLGAFSIAAIVDWGLESLRLPFAESWAILALTMFTSGLVFSMFNVLFGRWALLPTWGLMVILGNPSSGGAVSWPLLPSLLGTVGRWLPPGASVNAQHTAIYFPRHQHPFPFLVLGGWCLVSAVVFWTWRHRHPGGRPPRATPTRC; this is encoded by the coding sequence ATGGCGGACGACGAAAGCGGCGCAGGCGCGGGCGAGGGCGACGCGGGCGGGGGCGACGCGAGTGGGGGCGACGCGAGTGGGGGCAGGGGCGAGGCGAGTGGGGGCAGCGGCGACGCGAGTGGGGGCGGGGGCGCGACCGCCGAGGGCGGGGGCGGGGCGGACGCGGGCAGGGGCGGGGCGGACCGGCTCTCCCCATGGGCCCGTTTCAAGCACACCGCCTTCTTCCCCGCGACCGTCATCGTGCTGCTCATCTCCGCGGGCGCGGGACTCTTCGCGGGCTCGTACACCTTCGCCTTCGCCAACCCCACCCCCCGGAACATCCCCACCGCCGTCGTGATCACCGATGACGACGCCGCCCTGCGGAACCGGTTCCTCACCGGGATGGAGAAGGCCCTGAACGCGTCCCTCCGGCTGCACCCCTACCCCAGCTATGCGAAGGCCCGCTGGTCCCTGGAGGAGCAGCGGGTCTTCGCGATCCTGCGGGCGCGCGACCATGGCCTCGAGCTGGATGTCGCGGGCGCGGCGGGGGCGACCGTGGCCCAGGTGCTCAGCCAGGCGGGTGGCAAGGTGGGCCGGGCCTCCGGGGTGCCCGTCACGGTGAGGGATCTGAAACCGCTGCAGCCCGGCGATCCGCGTGGACTCGCGGTCTTCTACATCTCCCTGGCCGCCACGATCATCGGCTTCCTCGGCGCCATTCAGCTCAGTGTCAACGCCGCCGAGCTCAACCCGGCCGAGCGGATCGCCTTCAACCTCGCGTACGCCCTGCTCGGCGCCTTCTCGATCGCGGCGATCGTCGACTGGGGGCTGGAATCGCTCCGGCTCCCCTTCGCGGAGTCGTGGGCGATCCTGGCGTTGACGATGTTCACCTCGGGGCTGGTGTTCTCCATGTTCAACGTCCTCTTCGGGCGCTGGGCGCTCCTCCCCACCTGGGGTTTGATGGTGATCCTCGGAAACCCCTCCTCCGGCGGCGCCGTCTCCTGGCCCCTGCTCCCCTCCCTCCTGGGCACCGTCGGCCGCTGGCTCCCGCCGGGTGCCTCGGTCAACGCCCAGCACACCGCGATCTACTTCCCCCGCCACCAGCACCCCTTCCCCTTCCTGGTGCTGGGGGGCTGGTGTCTGGTGTCCGCCGTGGTCTTCTGGACCTGGCGCCACCGCCACCCGGGAGGGCGGCCGCCGAGGGCGACGCCGACGCGGTGCTGA
- a CDS encoding membrane protein — protein sequence MSSRTRARTVKTAAGVTTIRIPRQRGRRSADPLVVVVPERPTLTRLALDAAARWLWKHRRALAPLTLGVLAFPITALLHVMAWWSALVLAPAAAGPALWLAIAQRRRPAKGAEVWGWRIAAALLGTSGIAWAASAAGFGPLAGPLELWWLLNLIAAQTTWLIVRRTAN from the coding sequence GTGTCCAGCCGTACCCGTGCCCGCACCGTGAAGACGGCGGCGGGTGTCACCACCATTCGTATCCCGCGTCAGCGTGGGCGCCGCTCTGCTGACCCGTTGGTGGTCGTGGTGCCCGAACGCCCGACCCTGACCCGCCTGGCCCTGGACGCCGCGGCGCGGTGGCTGTGGAAGCACCGCCGCGCCCTCGCCCCGCTCACCCTGGGCGTGCTGGCCTTCCCCATCACCGCTCTCCTGCACGTGATGGCCTGGTGGTCCGCCCTGGTGCTGGCCCCCGCCGCCGCGGGCCCGGCGCTGTGGCTGGCCATCGCGCAGCGCCGTCGCCCGGCCAAGGGCGCCGAGGTGTGGGGCTGGCGCATAGCCGCGGCCCTGCTCGGCACCTCCGGGATCGCCTGGGCTGCTTCGGCTGCGGGGTTCGGTCCGCTGGCCGGTCCGCTGGAGCTGTGGTGGCTGCTGAACCTGATCGCCGCACAGACCACTTGGCTCATCGTCCGCCGCACCGCCAACTGA
- a CDS encoding integral membrane plasmid transfer protein, whose amino-acid sequence MSTSETSAAAASVARVDANLTSAYADVKAEMARTDNKVALLLAFDGAALAGLWTAGTGLSLPVAALVVGGVAVVLLLASASVLLAAVRPRLGGTDHCSFPYWAGLTAEELLADMRQDRRPAAVVTLSRIAVTKFERLQVAVDLIRYAAIPLVIAAGIAIGGAV is encoded by the coding sequence GTGAGCACCTCGGAGACGTCGGCCGCTGCCGCCTCGGTGGCGCGGGTGGATGCGAACCTGACGTCGGCGTATGCGGACGTCAAGGCCGAGATGGCCCGTACCGACAACAAAGTTGCTCTGTTGCTGGCGTTCGACGGCGCGGCCCTGGCCGGTCTGTGGACCGCCGGGACAGGGCTGTCCCTCCCGGTCGCCGCGCTGGTGGTCGGCGGGGTGGCGGTTGTGCTGCTGCTCGCCTCGGCCAGCGTCCTGCTGGCTGCCGTCCGCCCTCGCCTCGGTGGGACCGATCACTGCTCGTTCCCCTACTGGGCTGGTCTGACGGCCGAGGAGCTGCTGGCGGACATGCGCCAGGACCGCCGCCCGGCGGCCGTCGTGACGCTCTCCCGGATCGCGGTCACGAAGTTCGAGCGGCTTCAGGTCGCGGTCGACCTGATCCGGTACGCGGCCATCCCGCTGGTGATCGCGGCCGGTATCGCGATCGGGGGTGCGGTGTGA
- a CDS encoding regulatory protein: MDEYMSAPRVWGLMCPGSREEVTRARRWTRDILNGHPCAHDAELIVSELGSNALTHTTSGTPYGTFQLTLSLSPRTVAISVTDEGGHPDEPRHTEADPDDTHGRGLTIVMALARRLDITGSQHGRTVTAQLVAPEQTGATTC; this comes from the coding sequence ATGGACGAGTATATGAGTGCTCCGCGAGTTTGGGGCCTGATGTGCCCAGGATCCCGAGAAGAAGTCACCCGCGCCCGCCGCTGGACCCGCGACATCCTCAACGGACACCCCTGCGCGCACGACGCCGAGCTCATCGTCAGCGAACTCGGAAGCAACGCCCTCACCCACACGACGAGCGGCACCCCCTACGGCACCTTCCAACTCACGCTGTCACTCTCACCCCGCACCGTCGCGATCTCCGTCACCGATGAGGGAGGCCACCCCGACGAACCCCGCCACACAGAGGCCGACCCGGACGACACCCACGGCCGCGGATTAACCATCGTCATGGCACTCGCCCGCCGCCTGGACATCACCGGCAGCCAGCACGGCCGCACCGTCACCGCCCAACTCGTAGCACCCGAGCAGACAGGAGCCACCACATGCTGA